A genomic region of Anas acuta chromosome 1, bAnaAcu1.1, whole genome shotgun sequence contains the following coding sequences:
- the WBP2NL gene encoding postacrosomal sheath WW domain-binding protein isoform X1 yields MALNRSHSKEGGVVVPGGESVLKQCKDVELSFSDVTGKPEAFKGTKKGMLYLTPYRMIFVSKGKDPMLSFMMPFYLVKECSVEQPVFSANYIKGQIHAEPGGGWEGQGTFKLTFNSGGAIEFGQLMFKAASSASSGVPLQTPGYGYTPVPGGYAPAPPAPGGYAPAPGGYAPAPGGYAPAPGGYTPAPGGYAPPPAPNGPYPYAPPPTNAYGPAPQPMGYPYAQPPGIYPPLPNMNPPYMAPPPPYSGPSPAGPSAPPPPAAWAAPGMPGNSKAMEAASSAYYNPANPHSVYMPMDQPPPYAPPEDKKNN; encoded by the exons ATGGCGCTGAACAGGAGCCACTCCAAGGAGGGCGGCGTCGTCGTGCCCGGCGGGGAGAG TGTGCTCAAGCAGTGCAAAGATGTGGAGCTCTCCTTCAGTGACGTGACGGGCAAGCCTGAAGCCTTCAAAGGCACCAAGAAGGGGATGCTGTATCTCACCCCTTACAGG ATGATCTTCGTGTCAAAGGGCAAGGATCCTATGCTGTCCTTCATGATGCCATTTTATTTGGTGAAGGAGTGCTCTGTTGAGCAGCCTGTTTTCTCTGCCAATTACATCAAAGGACAGATCCACGCCGAGCCAGGAG GTGGCTGGGAAGGACAGGGGACATTTAAATTGACTTTCAACAGTGGAGGAGCCATTGAATTTGGACAGCTGATGTTCAAAGCTGCCTCTAGTG CTTCCAGCGGAGTTCCTCTCCAGACCCCTGGCTATGGATACACGCCTGTACCCGGGGGGTATGCACCCGCCCCGCCTGCTCCGGGTGGCTACGCTCCTGCTCCGGGTGGCTACGCGCCTGCTCCAGGGGGCTACGCACCTGCACCAGGGGGTTACACACCTGCACCAGGGGGCTAcgctcctcctccagccccaaatGGCCCGTACCCTTATGCACCACCTCCAACGAACGCCTACGGACCTGCGCCGCAGCCCATGGGGTATCCGTACGCCCAGCCTCCAG GTATTTACCCACCACTCCCCAACATGAACCCCCCGTACATGGCACCTCCTCCCCCCTACTCTGGGCCATCTCCTGCAGGACCCTCAGCCCCACCTCCTCCCGCAGCCTGGGCAGCCCCGGGGATGCCAG GCAACAGTAAGGCCATGGAAGCTGCTTCCAGCGCGTACTACAACCCTGCCAACCCACACAGTGTCTACATGCCCATG GATCAGCCACCTCCTTACGCGCCTCCTGAGGACAAGAAGAACAACTAA
- the PHETA2 gene encoding sesquipedalian-2, whose product MKLNERSVAHYATCDSPTDHAGFLRKRVERHHHHAHHGTSYQRRWFVLKGNLLFYFEERESREPVGLVVLEGCTVELCEAAEEFAFAIRFDDAGAKAYVLVADGQAAMEAWVKALSRASFDYMRLVVRELEKQLEEACTSLAACRKSPRRSSGRKRHLSNPALLPVQEKPAILENGYSTWGSGPERDGGHSKPPPLPPRRRSAAGSPAGSPAAGLSPALQESPVSPETACFAKLHHWYGQEIAVLRREWQERQKRGHP is encoded by the coding sequence aTGAAGCTGAACGAGCGGAGCGTGGCTCACTACGCCACCTGCGACTCGCCCACCGACCATGCCGGCTTCCTGCGCAAGCGGGTGGAGCGTCACCACCACCATGCCCACCACGGCACCTCCTACCAGCGCCGCTGGTTCGTTCTCAAGGGCAACCTCCTCTTCTACTTCGAGGAGCGGGAGAGCCGCGAGCCcgtggggctggtggtgctggagggCTGCACCGTGGAGCTCTGCGAGGCCGCCGAGGAGTTCGCCTTCGCCATCCGCTTCGACGACGCCGGCGCCAAGGCCTACGTGCTGGTGGCCGACGGGCAGGCTGCCATGGAGGCCTGGGTGAAGGCGCTGTCGCGGGCCAGCTTCGACTACATGCGGCTGGTGGTGCGCgagctggagaagcagctggaggaggcctGCACGAGCTTGGCCGCTTGCCGCAAGTCTCCGCGGAGGTCCTCGGGCAGGAAGCGGCACCTCTCCAACCCCGCCTTGCTGCCCGTCCAGGAGAAGCCTGCCATCCTGGAGAACGGCTACTCCACCTGGGGCAGCGGCCCTGAGCGTGACGGGGGGCACTCCAAGCCCCCGCCTCTGCCTCCGCGCCGGCGCTCGGCCGCCGGCAGCCCTGCGGGGTCCCCGGCGGCCGGCCTCTCGCCCGCCTTGCAGGAGAGCCCGGTGTCGCCGGAGACGGCCTGCTTCGCCAAGCTGCACCACTGGTACGGGCAGGAGATCGCGGTGCTGAGACGCGAGTGGCAGGAGAGGCAGAAGAGGGGACACCCGTGA
- the NAGA gene encoding alpha-N-acetylgalactosaminidase, protein MGAAGPRLLLLGGVLGGLLVLPGRGLDNGLARTPPMGWLAWERFRCNVDCRDDPQHCISERLFLEMADRLAEDGWRELGYEYINIDDCWSAKQRDAQGRLVPDPERFPRGIKALADYVHARGLKLGIYGDLGTLTCGGYPGTTLDRVEQDAQTFAEWGVDMLKLDGCYSSGEEQAKGYPQMTRALNATGRPIVYSCSWPAYQGGLPPKVNYTLLATICNLWRNYGDIQDSWDSVLSIVDWFFANQDVLQPAAGPGHWNDPDMLIIGNFGLSYEQSRSQMALWTIMAAPLLMSNDLRTIAPDAKEILQNRLMIHINQDPLGIQGRRIVKEKYRIEVFLRPLSRAASALVFFSRRTDMPYRYTTSLAKLGFPEKAVYEVQDVYSGKVTSGLKAGDNFTVVVNPSGVVMWYLYPTALREQPWRLVQQQAPRGGARPLLL, encoded by the exons atgggggcggcggggccccggctcctgctgctggggggggtgctgggggggctgctggtgctgcccggCCGCGGGCTGGACAACGGGCTGGCCCGCACCCCCCCCATGGGCTGGCTGGCCTGGGAGAGGTTCCGCTGCAACGTGGACTGCAGGGACGACCCCCAGCACTGCATCAG CGAGAGGCTCTTCTTGGAGATGGCAGACCGGCTGGCAGAGGACGGCTGGCGGGAGCTGGGCTACGAGTACATCAACATTGACGACTGCTGGTCTGCCAAGCAGCGGGACGCCCAAGGGCGGCTGGTGCCCGACCCCGAGAGGTTCCCCCGGGGCATTAAGGCCCTGGCCGACTAC GTCCACGCCCGAGGCTTGAAGCTGGGCATCTACGGAGACCTGGGCACCCTCACCTGCGGGGGCTACCCGGGCACCACGCTGGACCGCGTGGAGCAGGACGCGCAGACCTTCGCGGAGTGGGGGGTGGACATGCTGAAGCTGGACGGGTGCTACTCGTCAGGCGAGGAGCAGGCGAAGG GCTACCCACAAATGACGAGGGCCTTGAACGCCACAGGCCGCCCCATCGTCTACTCCTGCAGCTGGCCGGCATATCAGGGGGGGCTCCCGCCCAAG GTGAACTACACCCTCCTGGCCACGATCTGCAACCTGTGGCGCAACTACGGTGACATCCAGGACTCGTGGGATAGCGTGCTCTCCATCGTGGACTGGTTCTTCGCAAACCAGGacgtgctgcagccagcagccggCCCCGGCCACTGGAACGACCCGGACATG ctcATCATCGGGAACTTCGGCCTCAGCTACGAGCAGTCGCGCTCCCAAATGGCCTTGTGGACCATCATGGCAGCCCCGCTGCTCATGTCCAACGACCTCCGCACCATCGCCCCGGACGCCAAGGAGATCCTGCAGAACCGCCTGATGATCCACATCAACCAGGACCCCCTGGGAATCCAGGGGCGCAGGATCGTCAAG GAGAAATACCGTATCGAGGTGTTCCTGCGCCCGCTCTCCCGGGCCGCCAGCGCCCTCGTCTTCTTCAGCCGCAGGACGGACATGCCCTACCGCTACACCACCAGCCTGGCCAAGCTCGGCTTCCCGGAGAAGGCTGTGTATGAG GTGCAAGACGTGTACAGCGGGAAGGTGACCAGCGGCCTGAAGGCTGGAGACAACTTCACGGTGGTCGTCAACCCCTCGGGGGTGGTGATGTGGTACCTCTACCCCACGGCGCTGCGGGAGCAGCCCTGGCGCCTTGTCCAGCAGCAAGCCCCCCGCGGGGGTGCCCGGCCGCTCCTCCTCTGA
- the WBP2NL gene encoding postacrosomal sheath WW domain-binding protein isoform X2 → MALNRSHSKEGGVVVPGGESVLKQCKDVELSFSDVTGKPEAFKGTKKGMLYLTPYRMIFVSKGKDPMLSFMMPFYLVKECSVEQPVFSANYIKGQIHAEPGGGWEGQGTFKLTFNSGGAIEFGQLMFKAASSGIYPPLPNMNPPYMAPPPPYSGPSPAGPSAPPPPAAWAAPGMPGNSKAMEAASSAYYNPANPHSVYMPMDQPPPYAPPEDKKNN, encoded by the exons ATGGCGCTGAACAGGAGCCACTCCAAGGAGGGCGGCGTCGTCGTGCCCGGCGGGGAGAG TGTGCTCAAGCAGTGCAAAGATGTGGAGCTCTCCTTCAGTGACGTGACGGGCAAGCCTGAAGCCTTCAAAGGCACCAAGAAGGGGATGCTGTATCTCACCCCTTACAGG ATGATCTTCGTGTCAAAGGGCAAGGATCCTATGCTGTCCTTCATGATGCCATTTTATTTGGTGAAGGAGTGCTCTGTTGAGCAGCCTGTTTTCTCTGCCAATTACATCAAAGGACAGATCCACGCCGAGCCAGGAG GTGGCTGGGAAGGACAGGGGACATTTAAATTGACTTTCAACAGTGGAGGAGCCATTGAATTTGGACAGCTGATGTTCAAAGCTGCCTCTAGTG GTATTTACCCACCACTCCCCAACATGAACCCCCCGTACATGGCACCTCCTCCCCCCTACTCTGGGCCATCTCCTGCAGGACCCTCAGCCCCACCTCCTCCCGCAGCCTGGGCAGCCCCGGGGATGCCAG GCAACAGTAAGGCCATGGAAGCTGCTTCCAGCGCGTACTACAACCCTGCCAACCCACACAGTGTCTACATGCCCATG GATCAGCCACCTCCTTACGCGCCTCCTGAGGACAAGAAGAACAACTAA